ACCTTAGACAGCCTGAAACAGAACAAAGCGCAAAACCACTTGAAGGCAAAACCTTTGTTTTGACAGGCGAGCTTAAGGCTTATTCAAGGGGCGAAGCCGAAAATAAGATACGGGAACTTGGAGGAAATCCTGCTTCCAGTGTAAGCAGGAAAACCGATTTTCTGGTGACAGGAGAAAACCCCGGTTCTAAATATGCTAAAGCAAAAGGACTCGGCGTTAAAATATTGAACGAAGAAGAGTTTATAAAGCTAATTGAAAAATACAAAATTAGCAATTAGCAATGCGAAGCTTTTAATCTTTTGATTTTCATTTTGAAATGCTAACTGCTAATGGCTTTTGAAGAACCTTACAATTATACTTTCTTTTATAAGTGAATATTATCACAATAAAATTATCATCAAAGATTTAATTGAAAATTATAGAAAACATCCCTAAGACAACAATACCTCTTAAAATATTGAATGGATAATTTAAGACGGGATTGACAAATTATAAGTATAGATGTATAATTGTTCCAATAATGTGAAATAAGGAACAATATGCTGCCTATAAACAGAAACTGTATAATTCGACTTTCACAGTACCGCCATTCAATAAACAAATTCAAAGCACTGGGTTTTTTAAAGATCTTTTCTGACAATCTTGCTGAAGCCGTAGGTGTTACATCAACACAGGTGAGGAAAGATTTCTCATTGTTCAAAATATCCGGAAATAAACGCGGAGGGTACGACCTGGATGCTCTTTCCAACAGGTTAAACGAAATCCTGGGCAAAAATGAAATTCATAAATGTATACTTGTAGGTGCGGGAAAAATCGGCACGGCTCTTCTCAAATACAAGGGGTTTGAAAGCCAGGGTATTGAAATAATCGCAGCATTTGATATCGACCCTTCCAAAATGACGGGAAGCGGAAGCATTCCGGTCCTAAGTCTTGAGGAACTTGACAGTTTTGTTAAGAAAAATCATGTTAAGATAGGAATTATTACAGCGCCTGACATAGCTGCCCAGCAAATTGCAGATAAACTAGTTAATTCTGGGATAAAAGGCATCCTAAATTTTGCGCCAATTCAATTGCGCTGCCCCTCCGATGTTATTATTAATAATGTCAACCTGGTAGCCGAACTTGAAAATGTTATCTATTTTGTGAATATCTCCGAAAAATCAAAAGGCAGGCAGTGATGTCTCTGTATTACATAACTACTTCAGATTGGGAAAGTTTTCTTTGCCGGCTGGCAGAAGGATTTTCTCTTTACGGCCTTAGAGCAGTTGAGGAAAAACTCTTTTGGGAAGAAGTAGCTCCTGATAGAGTAAACGAAATAACCGTAAATCGATACCGGGCACTCCAACCGGTAAAGAGTTTTTTCTTCCCTGTAAAAGAAGAAGTTACGCTTGCCCCAAAAGAAAAAAAAGTGGCCTTATTAGGCGTTAAAGAATGCGATATCGAGCATCTTAAAACGATGGATGCTATATTTATCGGAGGAGCCCTTGTTGACCCTTATTATGCAGTTAGAAGGGGGGATACTTTTATAATATCTTGTGATTGCGACGATTACCTGCCGAGCTGCTTTTGTACTTTAATAGAAGGAAAGCCTTATCCCTCAAAGGGTTTTGACATTAACATAAGCCCCCTAAAAACAGGTTTTATCGCAGAAACAGGAAGCGCTTGGGGTGAAAAGATCGTTTCTTCTTCTAAGGAACTATTTAGCGAAGCTCAG
The Candidatus Liberimonas magnetica DNA segment above includes these coding regions:
- a CDS encoding redox-sensing transcriptional repressor Rex; the protein is MLPINRNCIIRLSQYRHSINKFKALGFLKIFSDNLAEAVGVTSTQVRKDFSLFKISGNKRGGYDLDALSNRLNEILGKNEIHKCILVGAGKIGTALLKYKGFESQGIEIIAAFDIDPSKMTGSGSIPVLSLEELDSFVKKNHVKIGIITAPDIAAQQIADKLVNSGIKGILNFAPIQLRCPSDVIINNVNLVAELENVIYFVNISEKSKGRQ
- a CDS encoding 4Fe-4S dicluster domain-containing protein; this translates as MSLYYITTSDWESFLCRLAEGFSLYGLRAVEEKLFWEEVAPDRVNEITVNRYRALQPVKSFFFPVKEEVTLAPKEKKVALLGVKECDIEHLKTMDAIFIGGALVDPYYAVRRGDTFIISCDCDDYLPSCFCTLIEGKPYPSKGFDINISPLKTGFIAETGSAWGEKIVSSSKELFSEAQPQHLEEREKQRLKITEAVKENNKDYTWSNPKIIVDSEFVSKVWETGVAKTCVECDACRFACGTCYCFLLSETSKEWSRIRTWDSCQSTGYGRVAGGANPRKTKSERLRNWYTCKLLYRPENFGFYACTGCGRCITVCQGKIDIRRSLQRLKDKIV